The genomic segment gaaggacatagttgcgtcttcataaactgttgcgttgattgaagatcccgtttcctctgtttcgtttgatgttgaaggtggaagttagttcttgtagaccttcggtcggctgatatgggtcttgttaattatgttcttcgtttattcgctgccaccactttctaatgtcttatcgcttggcgatagactttttgttttttccttacggctgttatccgtaagtaatgtttggttcctctcatctcccatggatatcttagtagagaggttctttcttgttctagaggagatgattcaaacaggctagttgaacaagttaacaactttattctgtaactccatactaggagatgcagctcggtcggacgaccgatatgtttgactgttggcgtggaactgccattctaaagcatcgcgtcgatagcggaacattagctatctcagcaattcatataaaaacacatacgtagttcgccggctcggaagttacaagtttccggcgtaggttaacaggtcaaccgcttcccatggaagttgttgtgcaaagttatcataacataaaaaatgttgacaaagctttgagctagatcaggctactgcagacaacgcatagcgtaatctaaggtctgctttggtcacgtagaacccctcctatgccatgaccccaggtcactggtttatataatgtaattcttacatatatatatatatatatatacatatctatatatatatatgtgtgtgtgtgtgtgtgcgcgcgcgcgtgtgtgtgtgtatacacatatatatattcatagtctgCATGCCAGGTTTTTAAAGGAAATCTGATGAATAAAAATTTCGACTGCTCAAAAATATAACCTTTTGTGAATGCGCTGACACTGACTTGGAGGGGGCATGCAGGACTATGAACAAAGAATGTAAAGGAACCTTTCATAGAAAACGCTAACTTGCTTTCaagaattgaatgtaaacataatTTGGccacaaatgaattattttttctataaggTTAATCAGAAGATATAATTACAGGAGCGCTATACGGCTCCGTGGCATTCGTAAGACCGACTCTAATATGTACAACAGCCACAGCAAATGCGCCACCAAACTGCAAGCAAGAATACTTAAAGGAGGATCTAGAACTTAAAACTAACAACATTGAATAACACTATGCAACAGAGCACTGTAAGCGACCCTTGCTCTCACTGGTATAATGGGATTCAACCCTGGATTGGAACTGGCAGagtatgttaagtatatcttagttttaccagaccattgaagtgattaacagctctcctagggctggcccgaagggctagatatttttacgtggctaggaactaattggtcacctagcaacgggacctacagcttattgtgggatccgaaccacactatattgagaattgaatttctgtcaccagatatatattcctctgatttcgcgttggggCAGAGTATGTTGAGTGGCACTATTGAACTACTGGAGAAGGCACACATAGGGCAGGCTACATGGATCTGCAAAGCAGTCACCTTTGATACACAAATCCAATAACAAGTTATGATAAGTAAATGAGCAGAAGTATAAGAATCACTTAAATTCAGTATTGCATTTTTGCAATGTATATAGCGGGTTGGTAGCGTAAATGAATATCACTTGTTTCAAaacaatttcataattattttatgcTCACAGAGGTCTCTGATGGAGACTGGAATGTTAAGAAATAGGAATAGGAGAAAACAGTTGAAACAGGGAATGAGTGCTAGAAATAGGAGACGAAGGGCTGACAGAACAAAttccaatttcagttaccttagtcCATGTGTGGGACAGGCTTCATCTAAGGACAGACAGAAGTTTCTTTTCAGGCGGTGTCATATAGGACTTTTCTTACTAATGGGCTCATGGCAGAGCGTTCAAGGCGGGACATCAGACAGAGTCTGGGCTGCAGGTATAGCAGGTTCAAGTAGAGGCTAGGCGGGTCAACATCAAGACGAAAAGTATGGTACTGTGTCAGGTTAGGGCATCATGCAGAGTATACTACTGTGGCGTGGCCAGGGCAAAACTGCCAGTCCTTGTTAATTACCTGAAAGAGGTCATTGAACACCGGCAGAGAGGTGTGGAAAATGGAGTACAATGGAGGCCACTGTGGGTCAGGGGATTAGGGCGAACGTCGGTCAGGAAGGTGTCTGTGGGCGGAGTCGAAGAGGCGGAAGGGTTTCGATAACAACAGCGAGGGAAAAAGGTCAGGTAGAGTAGAAGGGCGAGACGGGACGGGTCGATGAGACGTGAAATTTCACGGGTTGGAGGGCGACTAGCTGCTAATGGCTTCTCGTAAAATTAGACAATGGAGTACAATAGAAAAGGGGCTCTATCTCCTTATGTGCAAGTGACCCTTCTAGGGATTTGGCATATGGCCAGCAGTAACGTCTGACGATAAGATGCCAAGGGACCAATCGACCAGTCTGGAAATCTATGATTTAGGAACCCATGAACATGCAGTCTCCAGTTGGTGGTGCACCTTCTTGCTGGAAAATGATAGTTGGTTGAGTGTCATCTATTTGTGGTGCTACATATTCAGTCAAAAGGTCAAGGTAAACATCTTCAGTAACTGATGTCTCGTTGAAGAAAAATGGACCAATGATTGGATTGTTTATGATCCCACACCACCCCTTCACCTTTGGACTCTCTCGGTGAAGTTCCCTAGTCACGGGGGAATGTTCTGATCCCCAGATTCTCACATTGTGCCTGTTCAGTTTCCCTGAAATATGAAAGGTTAACTGCAAACGCTTTTCGTTTtggtttatcatttatcatttggCTCAAGTGCCTGTATGAGTTGCACTTTCTAAGTGTGCAATTGCAGATTCTTGCAGGAATTTGTGTAGTGTTGAACATAGTAGCTGTAAGTGTCTAGCAGCAGGACGGATGGACTTTGTAGGAGAATGATTAAAGGCTTGTCTTGCATGATCAATATTCTCCTCAGATGTTCTTGGTCGTCCACTCCTTCCTCTATGTAACACTGAGCCTGTCTCCATGAAATTCTTGTGCCGTGAACAAATTGACGGACGTGACTGTGGATATCTTCCATACTTAGTTCTGTAGTTTTGCTGATTCTGCAGATCTGATTTTGTTTCAATAAACCATGAATCACATTGGGCCTTTTCTTCTTTGTCAACAGGATACCTGAAATACACAAATGCatggtaataataaatattgataaCTGCTGAGAACATGCAACAAATCTGATTAAGAGATCTCACTAAtggcttttgtaatatattttttattaattgaagAGACCTTTGGACAccctttacacacacaaatatatatatatatatatatatatatatatatatatatatatatatatatatatatatatatatatatatatatatgtgtgtgtgtgtgtgtgtgtgtgtgtgtgtttgtgtgtgtgtatatatattatatatatatatatatatatatatatatactatatatatagacatgtgcTTGTGAGTGTGTGATACTTAAAGACGAATTTCCCTTTCATAATATCACATTCAAAGTAGGAACAAATCATTTacgaaaatataaacataaaaagtcaaataaaaagataaaaagaattacAGTTCGTTTTCGGGCCAAACTTTTTAGTATTTGAGTGACGATCTTTGGTCTACGAGAAATCTCCAGGAAGGCTGTtcctttttagcctttttaggCTTTAACGTTTAGCTCTTGACAGCTGTAGGTCTATTTCACATCTCTAAAAAGAGTTTTCTAAACCGGCTTTGCttttattgaaagtttttttagGGAAAATAATTCAGGTGGCGTTATCTATGAAATCTGTAGTCgtatattaaaattaaacagtTATGACGATATTTTTTaaggttgttattgttattattattagcagaccCGATGATCGACGTGTGGGTAGTGTCAGGGGGGAGGGCCACCCTGCCTTGTCTGCCGAAACCGAAATTGGAAGGTGACCAGCCTCTTCTGGTCCTGTGGTATCGCCCATTCAGCAGCTCCCTGCCCAtttacaggtgagagagagagagagagagagagagagagagagagagagaactttacaattcacacggaaagagagagagcgagagagagagagagagagatatgacttaAGCGAATCACCATCTCTCTATCGACCGATGACCTTCCTTTCTCTCCACAAGTCCAAATCCTGACTTATATCTCTTGTTTCTTTTCTGATTCTCTGGATTCTCTCTATGGGTTATCCTTTGTTTTCTGTCTTCGCTCTAAATATGTATTTGAATTCAACTACTCATCTATTCcttcatgtatgtatgaatgtatatatatctatatatatatatatatatatgattatatatatacatatatattatatatatatatatatatatatataataatatatatatatatatatatagatattagatatatatagatatatatatatattatatatatatatatatatatatatatatatatatatatatatatatatatacacacacacacacacacacacacatatttatttatatatatatatatatatatatatatatatatatatatatatatatatatatatatatatataggcagtagGTCTAAAAGATAATTGATTATTCAATTATCTCGGCTGGTTAAGTAAACAGACTTtctataataagtaaataaagttcCAAGACGAAAATAGATTTAGCttcaattaaatctctctctctcactctctctttcgttatatatatatatatatatatattatatatatatatatatatatatatatatatatatatatatatatatatatatatatatatatatatatataaataatagaaggGAGATTACCATGAAGTTTTATTTCGGGAGAATAAATGCAAGTTCTTGTTTCCTGCTTATGTCAATTGCAATTTACGGGTTCAGAAcataaatgcaaagataaattgtttctctctctctctcctctctctctatctctctctctctctctctctctctccaacaaagaAAAATACGTCAAAAtctttattatagatattatattaaattgtaattttcataaatagcAACAAACTTTAATCTTAGcacaaatatttattcattgaaatcatatatagaaaatattgatACAGTCTCTGTAACTTCATGTAACCTTTTCGATTTACCATCAGTTCAGATATTCCTGTTAATATTATCTAAGACCTGTATCTGAAGCCATGTCAATCATTCATTCCCGATTGAAAGGTTAAATGACACTTGTGCTGATTTACTGACTGATATTTCCGTTGATTTCTGGACTGACACTTCAGTTGATTTACTAGTTGACATTTCAGTCAATTCATTGACTGACACTTCAGTAAATTTACTGAGTGAAATTCCAGTTGACTTATTGACTGGCGTTTTCGTGATTTCTTGACTGACATTTCCCTTGACCTATTGTCTGatatttctgttgatttcttAACTGACATTTCAGTCGATTTATTGACTGAATTTCCATGATATCTTGACTAACAATTCAGCGGATTTACTGACTGACCTTCCAGTTACGACGCTCGTGTGGGAGACTTCTCCAGCGGCGTCAGGTGGTGGGACGAAGTGGCCCTGGGCAAGCGGGCCTATTTCGTGCCCTCCACCACGCCCTCGCTGGTGCTCGAACCCACCCATGCCCACGATCAGGACGTCTACACGTGCAGGATCGATTACCGCGTTTCGACGTCCACGACAACCAGGGTCAATCTCACGGTCGTCGGTGAGTGATGGTTGTGATTCCCTTGGTGTCTGAAATGACTGATATTTTGAAAGACTTGATCAATAAAGTGTTATGAAGTCGCCTTAGTTCATCTCTGCCCTGAAGTCCACCTCATGATTGCAGTTCCTGAAGTAATTGTGTATCATCATATGGCATTGCAGTGCCCCCTGGCCCCCCTGTGGTGATGTGGGAAGGCCGAGAGATGGTGGGGACAGTAGGACCCCTGCAGGAGAACCAACTGACGGAGCTGACCTGCAGGAGCGTGGGAGGGAGTCCTGCGCCCTCTCTCACCTGGTGGAATGAAGGAAGGGAGCTCCCCCTCCTGCACTCTCATTCCTCTTGGGATCCTGTGACAGGTGAGTATCCTTttcttagcctctctctctctctctctctttctgatgtaATAATCTTAttcaatatcattatcacaacGAGGGCCTCAAATGTTACTCAGTTTGTTGTTATAACCTCTATCATTGTTGTAGTAACTTTATTCATTACCATAACCACAGTAATAAGagtcctaaacattaattaatttaatttgttataACTTCATTCATAAAAGAACCAGGCGTTACAAGCGTTCATTCATTGAAATCATCGTAGTAACTTCATTCATAAATCACTGAATCCCTTTCCCATCAGGATCGAGTGTAGTCGAAGCCTCGCTGTCAGTCACAGCCAAAAGGGAACTCCAGGGTGGATCTTTAACTTGCTACGCCCACACGCCCGCACACCTCAACGCCTCGGAGGGTGCCATAATTCCCCCACGGAGTGCCTCTGTGTCACTCAATATCACACGTGAGTGCCAGTGACGGGTGTTTACTGTATGGTTCTTAAGTCTGGGATCTGAGATTAAGTTTTGGTATTTTATGgtatcttataattttttttattatgttataaaACAATTCAGGCTCTCTTTTCCCAGTCTCGCCAGTCGAAGTCAGGATACTGGAACCAGATCCTTTCGTAGCAATGTCGGGGTCTACGGTAAGCGTCGTGTGTCGCGCATTAGGATCTCATCCTCCGGCGGACCTCTCTTGGTGGAAGGATGGAAAGTCCTTGGAACCCCACGTCACTCACGCCGTAAGTTCATCTGGTCCTTTTTAGATTTTGAGGAACCTCTGGGGACCATTTTTCCTATTGTGTGTTGGTTAAGTCTATCGTGTCTTTTCGAGGTTTTGAGGAACCGCTATAATTAATTCACAACACCCTTGAATCTGTTATCCAGTCCCTTCACtcacgacactcctgattggctagtgatcagccagtcacaggactggaaaatGGCCAGTGTGTCCCAAACCATCACCGAGTGAACATCTCCGCTCCGACCCCTCCTAACGAgcatgtctttcaaaagttataactttcatgaCACCTCAGTTTTACTCGAAGAAAAGtagtttcccaatttcatcactagatatcgtcaagccaatgatttaattaaggattataatgatatatgaattatgcACTACACATTCGGTCGTTATGAGAAAGAAAAAGCtgaatttctttctctttcttcttcttcttcttcaaatgaCGACGACACTTccatcttcaaaaagaaaaattacttaaTAAAGCATGAGTCGTGCatcaatcagataaaaaaaaagttatgaaactGCTAAAACTAatttgcatgtgtgtatgtaattccttatatcattataatcattaagTCATTGTCTTGATGTTTAGTGACGAAATTAGGAAACTACTTTGCttcaggtaaaactgaggtgtcaTGAAAGTCATAACTTTGAAAGACATATTTGTCAGGAGAGGTCGGAGCAGAGATGTTCACTGGCTGATCACTAACCAATCAGGAGTGTTGGAAGGGACTCGGCTGGCCACTGGACAATAGATTCACGGGTGCCGTGAATTAGTTAgaagaaccatttttttttttttaaagtgtcagGGTCTGCTAAATTTtggaagtattttttttcatatatttagagAAATACCCCAATTTTGTAATTgacttacgatatatatatatatgtgtatatatatatatatgtgcgtgtgtgtgtgcgtgtgtgtgtgtgtgtgcgtgtgtgtgtgtgtgtgcgtccttttataaaatttttctcaTATATGCGTGAAACTTTCTTTATGAATATCAAACTTTGTTACATGCAAATTTTGGTTCCAGTTAAGATATTTAACTCTGATTTTTCAATTTCTATCAATTTTCtaatcttttatttcctttcctcataCTTGTCCCCaaccctgactctctctctctctctctctctctctctctctctctctctctctcataacttttTTCGGACTTTCCCTCTCAACTGTCAGCTTTCATGATTCcaaaataattcattaatatatatccttaaaaccTGGTTATTTTGGTCCTTTAtttgaaaacctttaaaaatctttgagaaaaataaatcaatctttatatataataaaaattcatatagtgATGAATAGTATTATTTTTACGATTTCCTTTACAACCGCGAggaatattcttttttctttcaaccTACACCTGTGACCATAGAAATTATTGAATGTTAAAAGCAATGGTCCCTAATTCAGCCTTTGGTCCCTGTTATTCACTGGACGTTAGTGAATCTGAAATGAATTTATGAGAATCAGTTCTTCAGATTTTATAATATAACGTTTGGCAGCAGGAAAATAAAAGGCAGTGTTCCACGAACCATTTGCTAATAGACCTCAACCCCTCCTGTCAATGAACAAGACAGATACAAGACGGCGGCAACATCACGACAGCCACTTTGACCGTCGCTGTGACGGGAGCAGACGACGGGACGACTGTCACCTGCACAGGTGTGAATCCCGCCCTCTCCAAAGAGGAGGAGCCTCTGTCAGACAGGAGAAAGCTCACTGTCTTCTGTGAGTGCAAGAGGTAATTGCGCCTTCGCTCGCTGATTGAGGGATGGCGGAGGAGACAAGGAGATGGAAAGTAGATTGTCTAGTCGGGCTTCGGCTTCTATTGGTTCAATGCTAAAGAAGTCTTCCCTTAAACCTTTTGTGTGTCATTCAAATCTCTTTTTATTGTTCTTGAGTTCCTTGTCATCGTCATCTTCAGTCATTGAGTGAAgggatatatactattaatatctaGTGTGTAGTGATATTGCTAAGATTCTAACAGCACATTGTTTacttttaatatatctatttgATGGATAACTTGTTTGCAGAATCGTAAGCTCCTCTTTAGGTAAATATGCTTCAGAAATCTGGTTgtcgatatatatgataaatatgtcAAAGTCATAGATTGTACAAACTCTGCAgcttcaatttttcctttattattttattttatttatttatttattttttgtcaaccGAGACGATTTGTAAATGATACAAGCACAGGGATTTCTTGCAGATTACGAAACCTTTATTACTGAACTCATATGAAGAGATTGAACGCaacgttaaatatatttttataattactcTGGAGGTCTAACTAGAATATTCTTCTAACTCCTGCATATAAAGTTCCCTCAAGTAATCTTCAATAGGAATATGGTGTCGAGAATTCTTGTTATCTGCTTTTGATTAAAGTTTATAAgtggaattaaaaatatataaaagcagaaagagaaaaattaatcaCAAATGACATCGTACTCTAAAATTTATTAACTGAAATCTCAGcttttcatttcataattattCTTATATGAAACTTAGGAaacgaattaaaatatttttgagtaATGACTTTATTCAAAGacataaaattgaagaattaatcTTCTTTCTTTCCCGTATTTTAAAAGTATTCTGTTTCATAATCACTCCAGGCGAATGAAAAGCAGAATAATATAAGggaatattttaatgaactttccCTGCTCATTTGTCTTGGGTGATGCTTATAaagatttattgttttatttttttagtttttattgtcaGGAGATGCGTCGTTTTGTAGGGATTATTCGTTCctacaagatctctctctctctctctctctctctctctctctctctctctctttatatcctCTAGATTCTTTTTCCTTCTCGTTCTGTCCTTCCGCCTCAGTAGCCTGATCACCGGTCGACATCTTGCTTTTCATATTGATCTATTCCTCTATTCATCTGTTTATCTCTGCTTCATTCCCAGACGAGCCCATCGTGGAGCTCACCCTCGGGAGACCTCTGGAGGCCGACAACatcaaggaggaggacgacgTCTACTTCGAGTGTCACGTCAAATCGAACCCCAAGTCTCACCGCATCGAGTGGTACCATAATGTGAGGCCCTGTTATCTCTAACCTCATTTCTTTCATTCACGTctaaggcatctctctctctctctctctctctctctctctctctctctctctctttaatcaatGTCAAGTCTGCTTTCAAAAGATGTTTTGCCCGAGGAAATTATTCACAGGATTTAGATCATAACTGAGTTATAAATTTAGTTTTCTTCATGATGCATCAAACGGGTTTTCTCAATTTCTTTTTAGATCTGATTTTAACTTAAACTAAAGATCGGTTTTACTGGAATTGGTTTTTATGAATCATTCTAAGCAAAAGAGTTTTAAAGGtttaataaatactttaaaaaggTTACTTTGTTGGATACAAGTAAATCAGGAAATGAAGATATGAGGATGACTAGAATATTCTTATGATTGTGAAATAAGCTCAAGAATCAAGAACTAAAATCATTTTTAGATTTGTATTTTTAGCTTCATGCCTATTTCTCATCCCTTGCCATATCGCATAAGTAAAAACTAAAcgattatagattatataaataaactatgtaTATTTCGCTTATCTTCCACTccaatacaaatttatacaagtTATTTGCAAGTATTATATTTGATACTTCGAGGGAAAAATTAAGGTCTCTACTTTCCTTAATCgcttttaacaaaatagtaatgtaacttgttgttgttgttcatcttcttcgttttcttcttccaCCCACGAGGGTGAGGAAATCGGGCAGAGGGTGAGGGCGGGAGTCGTCCTCAGCAGACAGTCGCTCGTCCTCAGGGGCGTCGTGAGGAGCCACTCGGGATCTTACACCTGCGTCGCCACCAACGCCCACGGCCGTTCCGTCAGCAACACCTTTTTGCTGACAGTCCAACGTGAGTCCTGGGTTCAttggagttgtgtgtgtgtgtgtgtgcgtgtgtcacaCTTTATTACCAGCGAAATTAAAGACTGGGTATAAAGCCTGACTGATTTGGTTTTCTATCCGAAGTCATTCTCCTCTATAGCGTCGAAACGGGTCGGGTTTGACATCCAGTTTCGTATCATCCTtccataaattaaagcatataaaTCATTCACGTGACAGCGCGGCTATAATCATCATGTGATTatgaatgtgtgtttgttttccgtctgtttgtgtatctttttgTAAATCATGTCAAAAGTTGAtggatttgaaattatttttatgaacaGAATTTGGCTATGGAAGATATGATTGTATTTTTAGATAGTTCTCGATGCAGATTTGGGTTCCTGGTGGTTCCTGTGGGTCCAAGTTCATTATGCAGTAGGGGGAGGTCTTGgaggttggggagggggtggagggtgaTTGGAAATCTCGAGGAATTATTATTCTGTTCTCAAGAAAAGGAAGCTGAACAAATGTATACTATAGGCCACCTTAGCCAATCCTATTGTATGCGggcctttctcttctctctctctctctctctctctctcttctctctctctctctctcatacgctttCGTCTATCAATAGCTTCAGAGAAAACGGATTTTGACATGAAGTaatctcgcagagagagagagagagagagagagagagagagagagagagagagagagagagagagagagagagagaatagttattGAAAGTCATGCTGCCTTTACATTGTAAACTttacagtttacaccaaagagACAAAGATTGAAAAGTCTTCCTTAAAAGGTCCATCTGTTAACGAATCCCACGACTTTGAGAAGAATCACAAGAGGTTACGAAGGAAAATTTAGGTTTTTGGAACCATCCATAAACAGCAGCCTTTTTTTGCCTTAAAATTCTGTGATATCCTCAAATCTTTGTAGACGCAGGACCCTTCAAATGTCATTTTAAAAACTGGTTGCTTCTTGTGTAGAttttcgaaggggaattttgtggATGTTTATATCAATAGAGGTTTTAATAGAAGCAGTTCCATCGATTCTCAGCTGGGACACGGAACTTTGCATggttaaaacagaaaattaaaaaacatctatatttatttcaaaatgcataAGTGAATTTGTGTTGGCACCAATTATACTTGTAAAATCAAATGACTAAATAATGTACATCCCAGAATTAGATATCAGTTATCTTGGTCCTCAGCTGTTGTTCAGGTGAAAATGGTTCCTACCAAATAAAAGCTAAGATTCGGAAGGAGCGCTAATTAATAGATtcacaaaatgaaaaggaagttaTATAACGAACACATAATATCTGCGTTGTGTAGccataaatatttcaaattatacaccaaaatctaaattattctttaaaatgcGAATCAAGATTCGTTGCCACAAGGAAATTTTGACCAATATcgtaaaaatatctgacaaaCAAATTTTCACTTGAAATATGACTTCCAATAATTTTGTTTCTCTAACTTCGTAAGGAAGCTGAAACCTCAAACAACTTCCAACCTCAAACAACTTTCAAGTTACTGATGTAGATCAAATAAAAAGGCttcattttatttgttcttaTGAAAAGGGCAGTTTAAATGATATTGCTCGACATACTCCCCATTGCTCATTTACTTATCTCTACAAAAAGGAACGTTAATTTTTCCGTAGatatatttgaataaagaaaatgataGGGCGCTTAATTCATCAGCCCTGTCTCTGATAACATTTCTCAGTTGTTTTGTTACTTTGGCGAATATTTCCGAAATTTTACCAATTGTTAAGACAGACAAATAAAGTTTatgaatttcttatattttttgtaattttttaaaaataatatttctctaTAGACACGTTAATGAATTAGATTTTTTAATCTAATGGGTAGATACTATATCTTTTGTATTTgacttatataattataattttagccTTGGCTAATATACCCCGTAGTCTCGTCGAATACAAAGAAAACGCTCGTATGATGTAGAATTCACAGGAAAAAGCCACACCAGTCGAATGACCTTCTAAGGTCATACAGGGTCATTCGAGGATCTGCAGAGTCGCATGAGGCAGGTACGAAAAGGTCGTGCTTTGTACGAAGCTGGTCAGGTCGTGCCTTCTATAGTCTACCTCTCGTATGCCTCTTCTTCGCTTTGGACAAAACAAGTCTCGTGTCCCAAATCTTTGACAAAGGTAGCGAGGCTTGTTCAGCATTCCATAATCATGGAGTCCTGGTTTTGTTAATGGTGTCTCCTAGCGTTTCCAgatggaatatttattttttctatgctGTTCTTCATCTGAGTTTCTTACATTCTCTTATGCGATCGATAGAGTCATTGATCTGATGGTACAGCTCCCCGTGTGGGTGAATAGTATGTGTTTTAGTGAAACctgattatcttttttattcaaaatcattCGATTCGAAGTATGTCGCATTTTGATTGCCTTGTATTAGCTTTTgcctctttaatttttctttgattccAACAAGTTTACTGAGATAGGCAATGCATATATTTGCGTGTGGTGTGCGCACATTGATGGATAAgtcttcatatattatatacggaCTAACTAAACAATAAACGAGAGTATCTCATTACCAAGACACCGTTTCATAGAAGCAATTTGACTCAGGTAAACGATAGATAAGGAATCCGAGACAACAAATATGTGACCATCCACTCACCTTCGCCTGATTCCTGAGACCAAGGGAACTCCAGAAGAAAGCCTATGGTCACTAAATAGAGTCGATAGAAGAGGATAGGGTGGTCGTGGGTGGGCGT from the Macrobrachium nipponense isolate FS-2020 chromosome 42, ASM1510439v2, whole genome shotgun sequence genome contains:
- the LOC135213187 gene encoding hemicentin-1-like produces the protein MIDVWVVSGGRATLPCLPKPKLEGDQPLLVLWYRPFSSSLPIYSYDARVGDFSSGVRWWDEVALGKRAYFVPSTTPSLVLEPTHAHDQDVYTCRIDYRVSTSTTTRVNLTVVVPPGPPVVMWEGREMVGTVGPLQENQLTELTCRSVGGSPAPSLTWWNEGRELPLLHSHSSWDPVTGSSVVEASLSVTAKRELQGGSLTCYAHTPAHLNASEGAIIPPRSASVSLNITLSPVEVRILEPDPFVAMSGSTVSVVCRALGSHPPADLSWWKDGKSLEPHVTHAIQDGGNITTATLTVAVTGADDGTTVTCTGVNPALSKEEEPLSDRRKLTVFYEPIVELTLGRPLEADNIKEEDDVYFECHVKSNPKSHRIEWYHNGEEIGQRVRAGVVLSRQSLVLRGVVRSHSGSYTCVATNAHGRSVSNTFLLTVQHAPICAGSAGRERTLGAARGTVVKARCTVEAEPSSNLVWSWVRKRTDGSEEILSSDKYIIEGLTSTLTVMPERREDYGRLLCRATNNVGHQKEPCTVNLVPAGPPDMPTNCSATHVNPDALKPAIAVACLEGFDGGLPQNFLLEVWQDGLVLANISSEYPEWVVSGMESGKGVILNIVGHNIRGRSDPVTMKVQTSSAQHTAAPVQESAIEVSPGIGAALGVVGAILVLLLSVIVIIRRSYTCPRKPVGGKTPASSSPTEGLDLDVVQSIKHLDVVSCVQEEHPKEELLDPMFVYSTHIYPPGDREGTDENHASTDEDIGNVVLLTGKVQRHLSKSPRQRRLYDTNRQRMNLSHDQSEDSECLNQNLTMKWKWLEQRRGHLYPVP